A single window of Methanothermobacter marburgensis str. Marburg DNA harbors:
- a CDS encoding A24 family peptidase C-terminal domain-containing protein — protein MVMELISVFIALIVCFYASYSDIKRGLIPNRLTFPVIGLGLAFNALRAYTEADPWIFIYTVIFTAGIFALGYILWRMGAWAGGDVKLFTAITALLPFQPSIVDYTIGGVAFPVTATYPFPLTLIINSILSLLPFLLVYVFFIIYTSRRDLMDEFMEPLKQYRTNMLLALVITSAVTLTFIITDFLPFQIIVLSLILIYLLTMVISRLPNRVKAVIVSVIIVYSLYRNFELTVSGVVVLWVSITAIQLIRKLLTSITREALQDTMHVDELREGMILAHTLYRKGDEYYFDDTSFTDRFRTAARTGDVSTLTYRGEPVISAMAAGLGDEEIQTLRDLVDSGKIRDEFRIRRGLPFAPAILIGLVISLLVGDLAVILFRAFDLVF, from the coding sequence ATGGTCATGGAACTGATCTCTGTTTTCATAGCGCTTATCGTTTGTTTCTATGCCTCATACAGTGATATAAAGAGGGGTTTAATACCCAACCGCCTCACGTTTCCTGTTATTGGTCTTGGTCTTGCCTTTAACGCCCTGAGGGCCTACACCGAGGCAGACCCCTGGATATTCATATACACCGTCATCTTCACGGCGGGCATATTTGCCCTTGGCTACATCCTCTGGAGGATGGGTGCCTGGGCCGGTGGTGACGTCAAGCTATTCACGGCCATCACGGCTCTTCTACCCTTCCAGCCATCAATTGTGGATTACACCATTGGAGGGGTGGCTTTTCCTGTAACAGCAACTTATCCGTTCCCTTTAACACTTATAATAAACAGCATACTGTCCCTATTACCATTTCTCCTGGTATACGTCTTCTTCATAATCTACACATCAAGGAGGGACCTCATGGATGAATTCATGGAGCCCCTCAAACAGTATAGGACAAACATGCTCCTTGCCCTTGTGATCACATCGGCGGTGACGCTCACTTTCATCATAACAGACTTTCTACCCTTCCAGATAATAGTGCTCTCACTCATACTGATATACCTCCTCACCATGGTCATATCACGCCTCCCCAACAGGGTGAAGGCTGTGATTGTATCTGTTATAATCGTCTACTCCCTCTACAGGAACTTTGAGTTAACCGTGAGTGGCGTTGTTGTGCTCTGGGTCTCAATAACAGCCATACAGCTCATAAGAAAACTTTTGACATCAATCACAAGGGAGGCCCTGCAGGATACCATGCACGTGGATGAACTGAGGGAGGGCATGATACTCGCCCACACACTCTACAGAAAGGGTGATGAATACTACTTTGATGACACCTCATTCACCGACAGATTCAGGACCGCTGCAAGGACAGGGGATGTCTCCACACTGACCTACAGGGGCGAACCTGTAATTTCGGCAATGGCCGCCGGCCTGGGGGATGAGGAGATCCAGACACTCAGGGACCTTGTGGATAGCGGAAAGATCCGAGACGAGTTCCGCATAAGGAGGGGCCTGCCATTTGCCCCCGCAATACTCATCGGGCTTGTGATCTCACTCCTTGTGGGTGACCTTGCGGTGATACTCTTCAGGGCATTTGACCTGGTATTTTAG
- a CDS encoding class III signal peptide-containing protein → MDSRGQVSLEYLLLILVVLLVLGGVTIPLIGSSIEASTDVSRASDAKVAVQTLSDAADIVYSNGPGAKRTVSFYIPVDGTLIFANNSVIFTVTYSNGTKSNITAPTQYSLTSQSVNVQRGWYRAVVQWPLNSTTVLITNVTRT, encoded by the coding sequence ATGGATAGCAGGGGACAGGTTTCCCTGGAATATCTCCTACTCATACTCGTGGTCCTCCTTGTGCTGGGTGGCGTGACCATACCCCTCATAGGGAGCTCAATAGAGGCGAGTACTGATGTATCCAGGGCATCGGATGCCAAGGTGGCTGTTCAGACACTCTCAGATGCAGCAGATATAGTCTATTCCAATGGGCCAGGGGCAAAGAGAACCGTGAGTTTCTACATCCCCGTTGATGGCACACTCATCTTTGCCAATAACAGCGTGATATTCACAGTTACCTACAGTAACGGTACAAAGTCAAATATAACAGCCCCCACACAGTACAGCCTCACATCACAGTCAGTGAATGTTCAGAGGGGTTGGTACCGCGCAGTGGTTCAGTGGCCACTTAACTCCACCACCGTACTCATAACAAATGTAACAAGGACCTAG
- a CDS encoding DUF2101 family protein: MSFFSRLGSAVITLFTLIGTAIFGIIRLPARIRSITSDLRKGISEVDVDDVRRRVRERAESIGERIPTQQDEEVQEILEEARNHDIKLPEDDAPIIIKAGHFDSAEKENAVLKLQLTASGFIVLSIIYVFNFISLIVFMPAALILLGLLLYILYRQIRVMYPGDFEAYRDFFLMYVAVGVVIILVSGNSALTMAFPFVFFPALTTLLFAVLAVAVVFLIFRIRYVRDYTFGEVIETGENTSYVRVDYDIRSNVKPDVYIVENGGFDVKVGDTVKLAVEGSVMSMRGNRPVRITGVEGT; the protein is encoded by the coding sequence ATGAGTTTCTTCTCAAGACTCGGCAGTGCAGTGATAACCCTATTCACACTCATTGGAACGGCAATCTTTGGAATCATAAGGCTTCCGGCTAGGATAAGGAGCATAACATCTGATCTCCGGAAGGGAATCTCAGAGGTTGATGTTGACGATGTGAGAAGAAGGGTCAGGGAAAGGGCTGAGTCAATAGGGGAGCGTATCCCAACCCAGCAGGATGAGGAGGTTCAGGAAATCCTTGAGGAGGCGAGGAACCATGACATCAAGTTACCTGAGGACGACGCCCCAATAATCATCAAGGCAGGGCACTTTGACTCAGCAGAGAAGGAAAACGCGGTCCTTAAACTTCAGTTAACAGCCTCCGGATTCATCGTGCTCTCGATAATATACGTCTTCAATTTCATATCGCTCATTGTATTCATGCCGGCGGCACTTATACTCCTCGGACTCCTCCTGTACATACTCTACCGCCAGATAAGGGTCATGTACCCCGGGGACTTTGAGGCCTACAGGGACTTTTTCCTGATGTACGTGGCTGTTGGGGTCGTTATAATCTTGGTATCAGGTAATTCTGCCCTCACAATGGCCTTCCCATTTGTATTTTTCCCGGCGCTCACAACACTCCTCTTTGCTGTGCTGGCTGTGGCTGTGGTTTTTCTGATATTCAGAATAAGATATGTGCGGGACTACACCTTTGGTGAGGTTATAGAGACAGGTGAAAACACGTCCTATGTCAGGGTTGACTATGATATAAGGAGCAACGTTAAACCAGACGTCTACATCGTTGAGAATGGGGGCTTTGATGTGAAGGTTGGGGATACAGTGAAGCTTGCAGTTGAGGGGTCCGTCATGAGCATGAGGGGTAACAGGCCTGTTAGAATAACCGGTGTGGAAGGGACGTAA
- a CDS encoding diphthine--ammonia ligase, whose protein sequence is MRSAVLYSGGKDSTMALYHALQESEVRFLVSMVSDNPESHMYHVPNIQLTSLLAEALGIPLIESRTEGVEEEEVEDLAETLSMLKERGVDAVYSGALYSEYQRSRIDEVCRGLGLKSVAPLWHRDPLDYMEEVVDLGFRVMVTAVAAEGLDESWLGRIVDRRMISELADLSERYGINPAFEGGEAETLVLDGPIFKKRLEIIEYEKKWFFDNGFMDIKRAVLVDKD, encoded by the coding sequence ATGAGGTCCGCGGTTCTATATTCAGGGGGTAAGGACAGTACAATGGCCCTCTACCATGCACTCCAGGAGTCGGAGGTTCGATTTCTTGTTTCAATGGTATCAGATAACCCCGAGTCCCACATGTACCATGTGCCAAACATCCAACTCACATCCCTCCTTGCAGAGGCCCTTGGAATACCCCTCATTGAATCCAGGACTGAGGGTGTTGAGGAGGAGGAGGTTGAGGACCTTGCAGAGACTCTTTCCATGCTGAAGGAGAGGGGTGTGGATGCTGTTTACTCAGGGGCACTTTACTCTGAGTATCAGAGGTCAAGGATAGATGAGGTCTGCAGGGGCCTTGGCCTTAAGTCCGTGGCACCCCTCTGGCACAGGGACCCGCTGGATTATATGGAGGAGGTGGTTGACCTTGGATTCAGGGTCATGGTAACAGCGGTTGCAGCTGAGGGCCTGGATGAGTCATGGCTTGGGAGGATTGTTGACAGGAGGATGATCTCTGAACTCGCTGATCTCAGTGAGAGGTATGGTATAAACCCCGCCTTTGAAGGTGGTGAGGCTGAGACCCTTGTCCTTGATGGTCCCATATTTAAGAAGAGACTTGAGATAATTGAATATGAAAAGAAGTGGTTCTTTGATAATGGATTCATGGATATAAAGAGGGCTGTGCTTGTTGATAAGGATTAG
- a CDS encoding RNA-binding domain-containing protein encodes MMDTVRVEVPVRATEDPEKVREAVMNVFPDLEIEGYGDFLKGEGNTESLSELREALERRRIRLTARGILIKNMRGKLTRIYINKQAALIGRVNVLEEPITPLGDIMVEIESDDIMGIIDWLAPDVSGEMEGSMDEK; translated from the coding sequence ATGATGGATACTGTGAGGGTTGAGGTTCCGGTGCGAGCAACAGAGGACCCTGAAAAGGTCAGGGAGGCCGTTATGAACGTATTTCCAGACCTTGAAATTGAAGGTTATGGAGATTTCCTGAAGGGTGAAGGCAATACTGAGAGTCTCAGTGAACTCAGGGAGGCCCTTGAAAGGCGGAGGATACGGTTAACCGCCCGGGGAATCCTAATTAAGAACATGAGGGGCAAATTGACCCGAATTTATATAAACAAGCAGGCGGCACTCATAGGACGTGTCAATGTTCTCGAGGAGCCCATCACCCCCCTTGGGGATATAATGGTGGAGATTGAATCAGATGATATAATGGGGATCATTGACTGGCTTGCACCTGATGTATCCGGGGAGATGGAGGGAAGTATGGATGAAAAATAA
- a CDS encoding AAA family ATPase produces MVVIGVSGMPGAGKGVVSRVAESMGFQVIRMGDVIRDEARKRGEEPGVTAVRLREEYGEYVVAEKCVERIQKAKSERFLIEGIRSPHEVEIFRENFPGFRVISVFSTRKTRFKRLKKRRREDDSSSYSEFIERDERELGFGIGNVIATSDYMIVNEGPIWKIKKQAKKILRKLCEEGR; encoded by the coding sequence ATGGTGGTTATTGGAGTTTCAGGGATGCCAGGAGCAGGTAAGGGTGTCGTATCAAGGGTCGCCGAGTCCATGGGATTTCAGGTTATAAGGATGGGTGACGTTATAAGGGATGAAGCCAGAAAACGCGGTGAGGAACCAGGTGTAACGGCTGTCCGCCTCAGAGAGGAATACGGCGAATACGTTGTTGCCGAGAAGTGTGTTGAAAGGATACAGAAGGCAAAATCTGAGAGGTTCCTCATAGAGGGAATAAGGAGCCCCCACGAGGTCGAGATATTCAGGGAGAACTTCCCTGGATTCAGGGTGATATCTGTATTCTCAACGCGAAAGACAAGATTCAAACGCCTCAAAAAGCGCAGAAGAGAGGATGATTCATCAAGTTACAGTGAATTCATTGAAAGGGATGAAAGGGAACTTGGATTCGGAATAGGGAATGTAATAGCAACCTCAGATTACATGATAGTCAATGAGGGCCCCATCTGGAAGATAAAGAAGCAGGCGAAAAAGATACTGAGGAAACTATGCGAGGAGGGAAGATGA
- a CDS encoding 4-phosphopantoate--beta-alanine ligase has product MISRDHPRYHSLMQREKITDAWRKGILADSGMIAHGRGEAFDYLLGEETTEPARKAIKAAAAALILAENPVISVNGNTAALVPAEVVELAGEIGGKIEINLFHRTEKRVKLIEEVLREHGASEVLGTGKLMHIDGIMSPRATASPDGIYSADTVLVPLEDGDRTEILRKSGKTVITVDLNPLSRTSRMASISITDNIVRAVPALIDTVRELRDAPREELEGILRKFDNTENLRETIKLLDIRRYNPEIESSQE; this is encoded by the coding sequence ATGATTTCAAGGGACCATCCACGCTACCATTCACTTATGCAGAGAGAAAAAATAACAGATGCCTGGCGAAAGGGCATACTTGCAGACTCAGGGATGATCGCCCATGGAAGGGGTGAAGCCTTTGACTACCTGCTGGGTGAAGAGACAACAGAACCTGCCAGAAAGGCCATAAAAGCGGCGGCAGCAGCTCTTATCCTTGCAGAGAACCCTGTAATTTCAGTTAACGGGAACACTGCAGCCCTTGTCCCTGCAGAGGTTGTGGAACTTGCAGGGGAGATTGGAGGAAAAATCGAGATAAACCTTTTCCACAGGACAGAGAAAAGGGTGAAACTCATCGAGGAGGTTCTGAGGGAACATGGGGCATCAGAGGTCCTTGGAACAGGTAAACTCATGCACATAGATGGTATAATGAGCCCAAGGGCAACAGCAAGTCCTGATGGTATATACAGCGCCGATACAGTCCTTGTACCCCTCGAAGATGGTGATAGGACCGAGATACTGAGAAAATCCGGGAAAACCGTCATAACGGTGGACCTCAACCCCCTCTCGCGTACATCGAGAATGGCCAGTATAAGTATAACAGATAACATTGTAAGGGCTGTGCCTGCCCTGATAGATACTGTAAGGGAACTCAGGGATGCCCCAAGGGAGGAACTTGAGGGGATCCTCAGGAAATTTGACAACACAGAAAACCTGAGGGAAACCATAAAATTGCTTGATATAAGGCGTTACAATCCAGAGATCGAGTCTTCACAAGAATAA
- a CDS encoding M42 family metallopeptidase has product MKELMKRLSLASGVSGFEGEVRDIIASELEGHVDKIEEDRLGNIIATRSGSGPSVMLAAHMDEIGLMVRHIDKKGFIRFSKIGGISDQMILNQAVWIHGENGPVMGVIGSKPPHRMKAAERKKVTTHDNMFIDIGAESREDAEELVSVGDPITFHAPYSELPNSRFTGKALDNRIGCLVMVEVLKRVDTDATVYGVGTVQEEVGLKGAKTSAFKLNPDMALALDVTIAGDHPGMKEEEAPAKLDGGPAVILTDASGRGIITHPRVKDWLLETAGEEDIPVQIEVSEGGTTDATAIHLTREGIPAGVVSVPTRYIHTTVSMASMKDIEMTVDLLVKAIERL; this is encoded by the coding sequence ATGAAGGAACTCATGAAGCGTCTCTCACTTGCCAGCGGAGTCTCTGGATTTGAGGGAGAGGTAAGGGATATCATAGCATCTGAACTTGAAGGTCATGTTGATAAGATAGAGGAGGACAGGCTTGGTAACATCATCGCAACCAGGAGTGGGTCCGGTCCATCGGTCATGCTTGCAGCCCACATGGATGAAATAGGCCTCATGGTGAGGCACATTGATAAGAAGGGCTTCATAAGGTTTTCAAAGATCGGGGGAATCAGTGACCAGATGATACTCAACCAGGCTGTCTGGATCCACGGGGAGAATGGCCCTGTGATGGGCGTCATTGGATCCAAGCCCCCCCACCGGATGAAGGCCGCTGAGAGGAAGAAGGTAACAACCCATGATAACATGTTCATCGATATAGGGGCAGAGTCCCGTGAGGATGCAGAGGAACTTGTCTCTGTGGGGGATCCCATTACATTCCATGCACCCTACAGTGAACTTCCCAATTCCCGATTCACAGGAAAGGCCCTTGACAACCGTATAGGGTGCCTTGTGATGGTTGAGGTCCTTAAAAGGGTTGATACTGATGCAACAGTTTACGGTGTTGGAACGGTCCAGGAGGAGGTCGGGCTGAAGGGTGCCAAGACCTCGGCCTTCAAGCTCAACCCTGACATGGCCCTTGCCCTTGATGTCACAATAGCCGGGGATCACCCAGGTATGAAGGAGGAGGAGGCACCAGCGAAGCTTGACGGTGGCCCTGCTGTCATCCTCACAGATGCGAGTGGTAGGGGTATAATAACCCATCCAAGGGTTAAGGACTGGCTCCTTGAGACCGCAGGGGAGGAGGATATACCGGTGCAGATAGAGGTGAGTGAGGGGGGCACGACCGATGCAACAGCCATTCACCTTACAAGGGAGGGTATACCTGCGGGTGTGGTCTCTGTACCCACAAGGTACATCCACACAACGGTGAGCATGGCAAGCATGAAGGACATCGAGATGACCGTTGACCTTCTTGTTAAGGCAATTGAAAGACTTTAA